The proteins below come from a single Megachile rotundata isolate GNS110a unplaced genomic scaffold, iyMegRotu1 scaffold0229, whole genome shotgun sequence genomic window:
- the NSD gene encoding nuclear receptor binding SET domain protein isoform X3 yields MSTINGVNSKVDIIVESRFDEFDRNLDIRNNDFENDKKDLSVNSNRTPPGRSRYGRTIKPKSPKNEVASFPKNSKLQRTSKYHNLSDSSNESTDENNIINDMDDTSDSSTNFNATEEGTIKLVSSSVQCNWILGQLAWARVGNFPFWPCVITLDPVLMIYHRLKATGRSQVLMIHVQYFGDKGRHSWVSSNSMIPFTNLADFKKLSESITIEIKKRDAKYAAAFVVKPGIKSKWESAIEEAMEVHSMSNEDRANIFKPKENSAKNRSVKALDDKDKINKRKHSSDSSEPDIKRPKEENIYELDKSQYKIDGTKSKILKYIENDKNHSRLNSDTPPLSPSSQRDSNDEVSIMQKVEFKTEEVDGVFEIYYERNRDMLEDEYPDASEHDIKRYLRKTWDTMNSSFRKKYRSYITSDANDTHTKENSSDHEADLLTDIDITTKDNKKSRVKAEKEEICTTETKRSRPYNLFKGMKQEKVCQICEKTGKLTRCKGPCYSYFHLSCVKPGESSPEHSIDESTMDDKILNDIKEIKGDNIDEDETSGKIDEQEDELFKCIDCLSGVAPACFICNEREGDRIRCSVLACGKHYHSSCLKSWPQSHWQGGRLTCPYHVCHTCSSDNPQDSHPRTSNEKLARCVRCPSSYHTSTSCLPAGSVILTGSQIVCPKHYQPSQPPVNAAWCFLCTRGGSLICCDTCPTSFHLECLGIDAPDGAFICEDCETGRLPLYGEVVWVKLGNYRWWPSRICYPHEIPENIEALPHSPGKFCVMFLGSNNYYWIHRGRAFLYQDGDATIKPSIGKKNNRDDTYRKALEEANEVHQRLKIERAAAKDHGPRGLKPPPYVKLKVNKPVGNVKPAEVESIVACDCDAEWNNPCAPGTDCLNRILLVECSPGICPAGPKCNNQAFVRRQYPAMEPFHTVARGWGLRSLEFIKAGQFVIEYVGEVIDEAEYKRRLHRKKELKNENFYFLTIDNNRMIDAEPKGNLSRFMNHSCSPNCETQKWTVNGDTRIGLFALCDIEPGEELTFNYNLACDGETRKPCLCGAPNCSGFIGLKVQKPQATTPSIQQKKLEKFDKMKRQKRSRKHVPCWCCGQDIEKSEDSVICDQKTCNKKYHKICVNIDDTDSRFSCPWHHCRECGRRTSAHCSFCSAAFCQVHLDGRLFEYGEKGGFICKLHENMDIQRSAIEDEKDYSDNDIETDKEYSSTDSNSPLITAEKSMPREPSPRVSIVEHPLPEHWQ; encoded by the exons ATGAGCACTATCAACGGAGTGAATAGCAAGGTGGACATAATTGTTGAATCAAGATTCGACGAATTCGACAGAAATTTGGACATCAGGAACAACGattttgaaaacgataagaagGACTTAAGTGTTAATTCTAATAGAACTCCGCCCGGTAGAAGTCGTTATGGCAGAACAATAAAACCCAAGTCTCCTAAGAATGAGGTTGCCAGTTTTCCAAAG AATTCTAAGCTGCAAAGGACATCGAAATATCACAATTTGTCCGATAGCAGCAACGAGAGTACggatgaaaataatataattaacgaTATGGATGACACAAGTGATTCTTCTACGAATTTTAACGCAACAGAGGAGGGTACTATAAAATTGGTCAGCTCATCTGTGCAGTGTAATTGGATATTAGGTCAGTTAGCATGGGCCAGAGTCGGTAATTTTCCTTTCTGGCCTTGCGTGATAACGCTTGATCCAGTTCTAATGATATATCACAGATTGAAAG CTACCGGTAGGTCACAGGTGCTAATGATACACGTTCAATATTTCGGCGATAAAGGACGTCACAGCTGGGTTTCTTCAAATTCTATGATTCCATTTACAAATCTggcagattttaaaaaattatccgAATCAATAactatagaaattaaaaaaagagaCGCAAAATATGCTGCCGCATTCGTTGTAAAGCCAGGTATAAAATCAAAATGGGAAAGCGCGATAGAGGAAGCTATGGAAGTTCACTCGATGAGCAACGAAGATAGAGCCAACATTTTTAAACCGAAAGAAAACAGCGCAAAAAATAGATCCGTAAAAGCATTAGACGACAaggataaaattaacaaaaggaAACACTCGAGCGATTCGAGCGAACCCGATATTAAGCGTCCTAAAGAGGAAAAT aTATACGAGTTAGATAAATCGCAATACAAAATAGATGGaacaaaatcaaaaatattgaaatatatagAGAACGATAAGAATCATTCGAGACTTAATTCAGACACTCCTCCATTGTCTCCCTCGAGTCAAAGAGATTCCAACGACGAAGTTTCTATTATGCAAAAGGTCGAGTTCAAAACCGAAGAAGTAGACGGTGTTTTCGAAATTTATTACGAACGAAACAGGGATATGTTGGAAGACGAATATCCAGACGCGTCGGAGCACGATATTAAAAGGTATTTACGGAAAACTTGGGATACTATGAATTCTTCTTTTCGTAAAAAATACCGATCATATATAACGTCAGATGCTAATGATACTCACACGAAAGAAAATTCGTCGGATCATGAAGCAGATTTATTAACAGACATAGATATAACAACCAAGGATAATAAAAAATCAAGAGTTAAAGCTGAAAAGGAAGAGATATGTACTACGGAAACGAAAAGAAGTAGACCTTATAATCTTTTTAAAGGAATGAAACAGGAAAAAGTTTGCCAAATTTGCGAGAAAACTGGAAAGTTAACCAGATGCAAAGGTCCTTGTTATTCATATTTTCATCTTTCCTGCGTAAAACCAGGTGAATCCAGTCCAGAACATTCCATCGACGAAAGCACAATGGACGATAAAATCCTTAACGATATAAAAGAGATTAAAGGAGATAATATCGACGAAGACGAGACTAGCG gcaAAATCGACGAGCAAGAAGACGAGTTATTCAAATGTATCGATTGTTTGTCGGGTGTAGCTCCCGCTTGTTTTATATGTAACGAAAGGGAAGGAGATAGAATAAGATGTTCCGTGTTAGCTTGTGGAAAGCATTATCATTCATCTTGTTTAAAGTCATGGCCACAA TCTCATTGGCAAGGCGGTCGTTTAACTTGTCCATATCACGTGTGCCACACATGCAGTTCAGACAATCCTCAGGATAGCCACCCGAGAACTTCGAACGAAAAATTGGCGCGATGCGTTCGTTGTCCTTCGTCTTATCACACGTCTACGTCCTGTTTACCCGCTGGTTCAGTAATCTTAACCGGTAGTCAAATAGTTTGTCCAAAACATTATCAACCATCGCAACCCCCGGTAAACGCTGCATGGTGTTTCTTATGTACCAGAGGAGGAAGTCTTATCTGTTGCGACACGTGTCCGACGTCGTTTCATTTGGAATGTTTAG GTATCGATGCACCAGACGGTGCGTTTATTTGCGAAGATTGCGAAACAGGTAGATTACCTTTGTACGGAGAAGTAGTATGGGTAAAACTTGGCAATTACCGCTGGTGGCCATCCCGTATTTGTTATCCTCACGAAATTCCTGAAAATATAGAAGCGCTTCCCCATAGTCCTGGTAAATTTTGTGTAATGTTTTTGGgatcaaataattattattggatTCATAG AGGTCGTGCTTTTCTTTACCAAGATGGTGATGCGACTATAAAACCATCGATCGGGAAAAAAAACAATAGAGACGATACTTATCGTAAAGCTCTAGAGGAAGCCAACGAAGTTCATCAACGGTTGAAAATCGAAAGAGCCGCTGCCAAAGATCATGGACCACGAGGATTAAAACCTCCGCCTTACGTTAAGTTAAAA GTGAATAAACCGGTTGGCAATGTAAAACCAGCAGAAGTCGAAAGTATCGTCGCTTGTGATTGCGACGCAGAATGGAATAATCCGTGTGCACCGGGAACAGATTGTCTGAATCGGATATTGTTAGTCGAATGTAGTCCCGGTATTTGTCCAGCCGGCCCTAAATGCAATAATCAAGCGTTCGTGCGAAGACAATATCCGGCTATGGAACCATTTCATACGGTAGCTCGAGGTTGGGGTcttagaagtttagaatttaTTAAAGCGGGACAGTTCGTTATCGAATATGTAGGTGAAGTTATAGACGAAGCCGAATACAAACGAAGATTACATAGGAAGAAGGAACTAAAGAATgagaacttttattttttaaccatAGATAATAATAGAATGATCGATGCCGAACCAAAAGGGAATTTAAGTCGATTCATGA ATCATTCGTGTTCGCCGAATTGCGAGACACAAAAATGGACAGTAAACGGAGATACGCGTATAGGTCTGTTCGCGTTATGCGATATCGAACCCGGTGAAGAATTAactttcaattataatttagcTTGCGACGGCGAAACACGGAAACCTTGCTTGTGCGGTGCGCCGAATTGTAGCGGATTTATAGGTTTAAAGGTTCAAAAGCCGCAGGCAACAACACCGTCGATTCAACAAAAAAAACTCgagaaatttgacaaaatgaaGCGTCAGAAGAG ATCAAGAAAACATGTACCATGCTGGTGTTGCGGACAAGATATCGAAAAATCGGAAGATTCCGtgatttgcgatcaaaaaacgTGTAACAAGaaatatcataaaatttgcGTTAACATCGACGACACAGATTCGAGATTCAGTTGTCCTTGGCATCATTGTAGAGAGTGTGGTCGTAGAACATCTGCTCATTGTTCGTTTTGTAGCGCTGCATTTTGCCAag TGCATCTAGATGGACGTCTATTCGAATACGGTGAAAAGGGTGGTTTTATTTGTAAACTCCACGAAAACATGGACATTCAGAGATCGGCTATCGAGGATGAAAAAGATTATTCGGACAACGATATCGAAACGGATAAAGAATATTCTTCTACGGATTCCAATAGTCCACTAATAACGGCCGAAAAATCAATGCCACGTGAACCGTCGCCAAGAGTTTCCATAGTAGAG CATCCTCTCCCTGAACATTGGCAGTAG